In Gopherus flavomarginatus isolate rGopFla2 chromosome 5, rGopFla2.mat.asm, whole genome shotgun sequence, one DNA window encodes the following:
- the RTF1 gene encoding RNA polymerase-associated protein RTF1 homolog: protein MVKKRKGRVLIDSDTEDSGSEENLDQELLSLAKRKRSDSEEKEPPLSKPTASSDSETSDSDDEWTVGGSKNKKKGKTGKVEKKGAMKKQMNKAASSGSSDKESSAESSAPEEGEVSDSESNSSSSSSDSDSSSEDEEFHDGYGEDLMGDEEDRARLEQMTEKEREQELFNRIEKREVLKRRFEIKKKLKTAKKKEKKEKKKKQEEEQEKKKLSQIQECQVMSHNKERRSKRDEKLDKKSQAMEELKAEREKRKNRTGDCLQKKQPLKTSEVYSDDEEEEEDDKSSEKSDRTSRSSSSDEEEEKEEIPPKSQPVSLPEELNRVRLSRHKLERWCHMPFFAKTVTGCFVRIGIGNHNSKPVYRVAEITGVVETAKVYQLGGTRTNKGLQLRHGSDQRVFRLEFVSNQEFTESEFMKWKEAMFSAGMQLPTLDEINKKEVSIKEALNYKFNDQDIEEIVKEKERFRKAPPNYAMKKTQLLKEKAMAEDLGDQDKAKQIQDQLNELEERAEALDRQRTKNISAISYINQRNREWNIVESEKALVAESHNMKNQQMDPFTRRQCKPTIVSNSRDPAVQAAILAQLNAKYGSGALPDAPKDMGKGQGKDKDVNSKSASDLSEDLFKVHDFDVKIDLQVPSSESKTLAITSKAPPAKDGAPRRSLNLEDYKKRRGLI from the exons TGGACTGTTGGAGGttccaaaaacaaaaagaagggaaaaacTGGCAAAGTAGAGAAGAAGGGAGCTATGAAGAAACAGATGAACAAAGCTGCCTCCTCAGGCAGCTCAGACAAAGAGAGCTCAGCTGAGAGTTCAGCACCTGAAGAGG GTGAAGTGTCTGATTCTGAGAGCAACAGTTCCTCCTCCAGCTCAGATTCAGATTCATCATCTGAAGATGAGGAGTTCCATGATGGTTATGGGGAGGACCTGATGGGAGATGAGGAAGACAGAGCTCGGCTGGAACAGATGACAGAGAAGGAGAGGGAACAGGAGCTATTTAACCGGATAGAGAAGAGGGAAGTGCTGAAGAGAAG ATTTGAAATTAAGAAGAAACTAAAAACGgcgaaaaagaaagaaaaaaaggagaaaaagaaaaagcaggaggaagagcaggagaagaaaaagctctcacagatccaggaatgcCAG GTGATGTCACACAACAAAGAACGACGGTCAAAGcgggatgagaaactggataagAAATCTCAGGCCATGGAGGaactgaaagcagagagagagaaaaggaagaacagaacaggtga TTGCTTGCAAAAAAAACAGCCATTAAAAACTAGCGAAGTATACTCAGATgatgaagaggaagaagaggatgataAGTCTAGTGAGAAGAGTGATCGCACATCCAGATCATCCTCATCTGATGAGGAGGAAGA AAAAGAAGAAATTCCTCCCAAATCCCAGCCAGTCTCCTTACCTGAAGAACTGAATCGAGTACGGTTATCTCGGCATAAGCTGGAGCGTTGGTGTCATATGCCCTTCTTTGCCAAGACAGTCACCGGCTGCTTTGTGCGTATCGGCATTGGGAACCACAACAGTAAACCTGTCTATCGA GTTGCTGAAATAACTGGTGTTGTAGAAACTGCAAAAGTTTACCAGCTTGGGGGTACCAGGACAAATAAAGGACTACAGTTACG GCATGGCAGTGACCAACGTGTGTTTCGTCTGGAGTTTGTCTCAAATCAGGAATTTACTGAAAGTGAGTTCATGAAGTGGAAGGAAGCG ATGTTCTCTGCTGGGATGCAGTTGCCTACACTAGATGAGATAAACAAGAAGGAAGTGTCCATCAAAGAAGCCCTCAACTACAAATTTAATGACCAAGACATTGAGGAG AttgtgaaagagaaagagaggttcCGAAAAGCCCCTCCCAACTATGCCATGAAGAAAACTCAGCTACTAAAGGAGAAG GCTATGGCAGAGGACTTGGGGGACCAGGAcaaggcaaaacagattcaagatCAGCTTAATGAACTAGAAGAAAGAGCAGAGGCCCTGGACCGCCAGCGGACAAAGAACATTTCTGCAATCAG TTACATCAACCAGAGGAATCGAGAATGGAACATTGTGGAGTCCGAGAAGGCTCTAGTG GCTGAAAGTCACAATATGAAAAACCAGCAAATGGACCCTTTTACTAGGCGGCAGTGCAAGCCCACAATAGTGTCCAAT TCCAGGGATCCTGCTGTCCAAGCTGCCATCCTCGCCCAACTAAATGCAAAATATGGATCTGGTGCTTTACCGGATGCGCCAAAGGACATGGGCAAG GGTCAGGGGAAGGACAAAGACGTGAATTCGAAATCAGCTAGTGACCTCTCAGAGGACCTGTTCAAAGTGCATGACTTTGATGTGAAGATTGATCTCCAGGTTCCCAGCTCAG AGTCTAAGACGCTTGCCATCACCTCCAAAGCTCCACCAGCAAAAGATGGTGCCCCTCGGCGATCACTGAACCTGGAAGACTACAAGAAAAGGCGGGGGCTTATTTGA